In a genomic window of Scyliorhinus torazame isolate Kashiwa2021f chromosome 5, sScyTor2.1, whole genome shotgun sequence:
- the LOC140422540 gene encoding uncharacterized protein, producing MRVHTGERPFICAECEKGFVTLSSLRRHQRVHTGEKPFTCSVCGNGFTQLSDLQTHQRVHTGERPFTCSQCEKGFTRLSRLRTHQRVHTGERPFTCSQCGKGFTVLSSLKSHQRVHTGERPFSCSQCGKGFTQLSHLRKHERIHTGERPFTCSQCGKGFIQLSHLQTHQRVHTGERPFTCSQCGEAFTRLSYLRTHQRFHAGERPFTCS from the coding sequence atgcgagttcacactggggagaggccgttcatctgcgctgagtgtgagaagggattcgttactttatccagcctgcggagacaccagcgagttcacactggggagaagccgttcacctgctctgtgtgtgggaatggattcactcagttatccgacctgcaaacacaccagcgagttcacactggggagaggcccttcacctgctctcagtgtgagaagggattcactcggttgtcccgcctgcggacacaccagcgagttcacactggggagagaccgttcacctgctctcagtgtgggaaggggttcactgtcttatccagtctgaagtcacaccaacgagttcacactggggagaggccgttcagctgctctcaatgtgggaagggattcactcagttatcccatctgcggaaacatgagcgaattcacactggggagaggccgttcacctgctctcagtgtgggaagggattcattcagttatcccacctgcagacacaccagcgagttcacactggggagaggccattcacctgctctcagtgtggggaggcATTCACTCGGTTATCCTATCTGCGGACGCACCAGCGATTTCacgctggagagaggccgttcacctgctcttag